The proteins below come from a single Rhizobium sp. BT04 genomic window:
- a CDS encoding ASCH domain-containing protein, whose product MTTIYTGDISTLPDLALSTRQPWAHAIVNGWKDIENRKWNTRHRGLICIHASAYNARNIAEDWQDFAGVITDHPDLQPNHPAHDLVEQDMTFGAIIGVARIVDATQRHSSPWFFGKYGFVLEDQQILAEPIPLKGALGLFEWRPRLAGISPAAKTAPAGRQGSLF is encoded by the coding sequence ATGACGACGATCTACACCGGCGATATCAGCACGCTTCCGGACCTCGCCCTCTCAACCCGCCAGCCCTGGGCCCACGCGATCGTCAACGGCTGGAAGGACATTGAAAACCGCAAGTGGAACACGCGCCACCGCGGACTGATCTGCATCCACGCCAGCGCCTATAACGCCCGCAACATTGCGGAAGACTGGCAGGACTTCGCGGGTGTCATCACCGATCACCCGGATCTGCAGCCGAACCATCCGGCGCACGATCTCGTCGAGCAGGATATGACCTTCGGCGCCATCATCGGTGTTGCTCGTATCGTTGACGCTACGCAGCGCCATTCGAGCCCATGGTTCTTCGGGAAATACGGCTTCGTCCTCGAGGATCAGCAGATCCTCGCCGAACCGATTCCTCTGAAAGGCGCCCTCGGTCTCTTCGAATGGCGCCCACGCCTGGCGGGAATATCGCCGGCAGCAAAAACTGCGCCGGCCGGTCGTCAAGGGAGCCTGTTCTGA
- a CDS encoding S24 family peptidase yields the protein MSSVSSIRLNVYNTHCIVKEKDTPVSCKIHTMEHDDRPEPAKRLEKARIARGFDEAKKAAHYFGWNYNTYAQHENGTNGITRASAKYAKAFRVSEAWLLTGEGPGPGEDTGIPGLRRVTVAAHIQAGVFEETWAWDEHDQYDVFVPDDLEYRGFSLHAAETRGPSMNRRYPERTILVFTNVEETREPPVAGKRYIVERRRSGGEAEHTVKLLHIDVDGKYWLVPESDDPRFQAPISVEDGTGDEDVVAIIGRVVYAVSRE from the coding sequence ATGTCAAGCGTGTCTTCCATACGTCTTAATGTGTATAACACACACTGCATTGTCAAGGAGAAAGACACACCGGTTTCGTGCAAAATCCACACTATGGAACACGACGACAGACCAGAACCTGCCAAGCGCCTGGAAAAGGCCCGCATTGCCCGTGGTTTCGACGAAGCCAAAAAGGCAGCGCACTATTTCGGCTGGAACTACAACACATATGCCCAGCACGAAAACGGCACCAATGGCATCACGCGCGCCTCTGCCAAATACGCCAAGGCTTTCCGAGTAAGCGAGGCTTGGCTGTTGACGGGCGAAGGACCAGGGCCCGGCGAGGACACCGGCATCCCTGGGCTAAGACGCGTCACGGTCGCCGCGCACATCCAGGCCGGCGTTTTCGAGGAGACGTGGGCATGGGATGAACACGACCAATACGACGTTTTCGTGCCTGATGACCTGGAATACAGGGGCTTTTCCCTTCACGCCGCCGAAACACGCGGGCCATCGATGAACCGGCGATACCCAGAAAGAACAATCCTGGTCTTTACGAACGTCGAGGAAACCCGAGAGCCCCCTGTGGCCGGGAAGAGATATATCGTTGAGCGGCGGCGGTCGGGCGGAGAAGCCGAACACACTGTCAAGCTTCTTCATATAGACGTCGACGGCAAATATTGGCTCGTTCCGGAATCGGATGACCCTCGCTTCCAAGCCCCAATTTCCGTCGAGGACGGCACGGGCGACGAAGACGTTGTCGCGATCATCGGCCGCGTCGTCTACGCCGTATCAAGAGAATGA
- a CDS encoding DUF2303 family protein has translation MDQLSETAVNAVAALAKKNGVIIDYLTTPADVPGLPREVPFVLDPDEGVARSVKSLIDEWRLTPLRKSGTAKVLTLESFIDLVKRHETEHSVIFADTDWKKPSLTAVIDYHDKTNGGAANNGKHRIHYEFPLSDSWKAWIAINGQALEQMKFAEFIEDHIADLASPDTMEEEDWRHKFSFRVAFPNELVALSRGLQVASEMKVKNVVSLQSGAAQINFEEEHKDVNGNKLDVPGMFIVSVPPFFRGEPTRIPVRLRYRLSSGKLFWICQLYRPDVHITEQVVRDMERAGADTGLPFFQGAPEMQA, from the coding sequence ATGGATCAACTATCCGAAACCGCCGTCAACGCAGTCGCCGCGCTCGCGAAGAAAAACGGCGTCATCATCGACTATCTAACCACCCCGGCCGACGTTCCCGGCCTGCCGCGCGAGGTGCCGTTCGTCCTCGATCCTGATGAAGGCGTGGCGCGCAGCGTCAAGAGCCTCATCGACGAATGGCGGCTGACGCCGCTGCGCAAGTCCGGTACCGCCAAGGTTCTGACGCTCGAAAGCTTCATCGACCTGGTCAAGCGCCACGAGACCGAGCATTCCGTCATCTTCGCCGATACGGATTGGAAGAAGCCGTCGCTGACCGCTGTCATCGACTATCACGACAAAACCAATGGCGGCGCGGCCAACAACGGCAAGCACCGCATCCATTATGAGTTCCCGCTGTCGGACAGCTGGAAGGCATGGATCGCTATCAACGGCCAGGCGCTCGAGCAGATGAAGTTCGCCGAATTCATCGAGGATCACATAGCTGATCTCGCCTCGCCCGACACGATGGAAGAGGAGGACTGGCGCCACAAATTCTCCTTCCGCGTCGCCTTCCCGAACGAGCTCGTTGCGCTTTCGCGCGGCCTGCAGGTCGCCTCCGAGATGAAGGTGAAGAACGTCGTGTCGCTCCAGTCGGGCGCCGCGCAGATCAATTTCGAGGAAGAGCACAAGGACGTCAACGGCAACAAGCTCGACGTGCCCGGCATGTTCATCGTCTCAGTCCCGCCCTTCTTCCGCGGCGAGCCGACCCGCATCCCCGTCCGCCTGCGCTACCGCCTGTCGAGCGGCAAGCTCTTCTGGATATGCCAGCTCTACCGGCCCGACGTCCACATCACCGAGCAGGTGGTGCGCGACATGGAACGCGCCGGCGCCGACACCGGCCTGCCCTTCTTCCAGGGCGCGCCCGAGATGCAGGCCTGA
- a CDS encoding DUF3310 domain-containing protein, translating into MSVEAVNHPSHYGGAENPYEVIKVLENWLTREEFIGALKFNIIKYQARARLKAGGEDYDKAAWYAAYLSDFLKRNPA; encoded by the coding sequence ATGAGCGTTGAAGCGGTAAACCATCCATCCCATTACGGCGGCGCCGAAAACCCCTACGAGGTCATCAAGGTTCTGGAGAACTGGCTGACCCGCGAAGAGTTCATCGGCGCGCTTAAGTTCAACATCATCAAGTATCAGGCCCGCGCCCGGCTGAAGGCCGGTGGCGAGGATTACGACAAGGCAGCCTGGTACGCCGCCTATCTCAGCGATTTCTTGAAGAGGAACCCGGCATGA
- a CDS encoding DUF6538 domain-containing protein, which translates to MPKGPRKKPNHADRFLTPRGGIFYYKRRVPASVMGLDERGEHVRISLGTDDRGKARAMRDIYEKADDDLWASLTLGEGSAIERYHNTVKTAQALGFNYRPAAEVANESLANILARIDALKEQAPVPVIEAGLGGVEHPEVTVTEAFRIYCDEIAAHEIATKSKGQKARWLSGKQGAVDNFVEVVGDLVMTEISRADGHTYHQYWRKRIAPGKGEGPATHTPSHGNRRIGNMRVLFDAYFKYLGEPDRPNPFDGLSYREKKSNKRKRPPFPPAWITDTILKVGALAGLNDEARGIALVVAQLGTRPSEICNLSPEFIILDHEVPHLKIEPRDDPEDPREIKTDSSIRIVPLIGMALDVMRKFPNGFPRYKDKENSLSAALNKYFKENGLCPTDKHSIYSFRHSFEDRMKNTRVDAELRKILMGHALDRPEYGEGGSLRLRLEEISKTLLPYDPSIV; encoded by the coding sequence ATGCCGAAAGGCCCCCGGAAAAAGCCTAACCATGCCGATCGTTTCCTGACCCCGCGGGGTGGGATCTTCTATTACAAGCGCCGGGTGCCGGCGTCGGTGATGGGTCTCGACGAGCGGGGCGAACATGTCCGAATCTCTCTCGGGACCGATGACCGCGGCAAGGCGCGCGCCATGCGCGACATCTATGAAAAGGCGGATGACGATCTCTGGGCATCCCTGACGCTCGGCGAAGGCAGCGCGATCGAGCGATATCACAACACTGTGAAAACGGCGCAGGCGCTCGGCTTCAATTACCGGCCAGCGGCCGAGGTGGCGAACGAAAGCCTGGCGAACATTCTTGCGCGGATCGATGCGCTGAAAGAGCAAGCGCCTGTCCCGGTCATCGAGGCGGGGCTTGGCGGGGTCGAGCATCCTGAGGTCACGGTCACCGAAGCTTTCAGGATCTATTGCGACGAGATCGCGGCGCACGAGATCGCGACGAAGAGCAAAGGGCAGAAGGCGCGATGGTTGAGCGGCAAGCAGGGCGCCGTCGACAACTTCGTCGAGGTTGTCGGCGATCTGGTAATGACGGAGATCTCTCGCGCCGACGGCCACACCTATCACCAGTACTGGCGCAAGAGGATTGCGCCCGGGAAGGGCGAGGGGCCGGCAACGCACACGCCGTCTCATGGCAACCGCAGAATCGGAAACATGCGCGTGCTCTTCGATGCCTATTTCAAATATCTGGGCGAACCTGACCGGCCGAACCCTTTTGACGGGCTCTCCTACCGGGAGAAGAAGAGCAACAAGCGCAAGCGGCCGCCATTTCCGCCGGCGTGGATCACCGATACGATCCTGAAGGTCGGCGCGCTCGCCGGCCTCAATGACGAGGCGAGGGGCATCGCGCTTGTCGTCGCGCAGCTCGGCACCCGGCCGAGCGAGATCTGCAATCTTTCCCCCGAGTTCATCATTCTCGATCATGAGGTTCCTCACCTGAAGATCGAGCCGCGCGACGATCCCGAGGATCCTCGTGAGATCAAAACCGATTCGTCGATCCGCATCGTGCCGCTGATCGGCATGGCGCTGGATGTGATGCGGAAATTCCCTAATGGCTTCCCGCGTTACAAGGACAAGGAAAACAGCCTGTCGGCCGCATTGAATAAATACTTCAAGGAAAACGGCCTCTGCCCGACGGACAAGCATTCGATCTATTCGTTCCGCCACAGCTTCGAGGACCGGATGAAGAACACGCGCGTCGACGCCGAGCTGCGCAAGATCCTGATGGGCCATGCGCTCGATCGGCCGGAATATGGGGAGGGCGGCTCTCTCAGGCTGCGGCTGGAGGAGATTTCGAAGACGCTGCTGCCTTACGACCCTTCGATTGTTTGA
- the dnaN gene encoding DNA polymerase III subunit beta, with protein MFKAEKSALLSALALAGSIVEKRTTIPILQNVLIDREEDRMIARVTNLDIEAKTYFKPVSIDPEFQPFTVPAGLLSDIVRKLPDGAEASIERGKDAKLSSIFLKSGRSKFSLQVLPATDFPEMAALANPVRVTIPADELSRAIGDCSHAMSTEETRYYLNGIFFHQVAGSEDATFVATDGHRLVKRLTQAEISGTFPGVIIPRAAVRVLPKILPDSGDIDLMVTDNAVRFVGGSAILTTKLIDGTFPDYQRVIPSDCHMVCTLQSKPFGEAVDRVATVSGERGRAVEFTFADQQLRLRVSNPDAGDAEDELAFEGEADLKIGFNARYVGDALAHLSGDKITISLTEVGAPAVLRAATANPENLIVLMPMRV; from the coding sequence ATGTTCAAGGCTGAGAAATCCGCCCTGCTTTCCGCGCTCGCCCTTGCCGGCAGCATCGTCGAGAAGCGCACCACCATCCCGATTCTGCAGAACGTGCTGATCGATCGCGAGGAAGATCGGATGATCGCCCGCGTCACAAATCTCGACATCGAAGCCAAGACCTATTTCAAGCCGGTCTCGATCGACCCCGAGTTCCAGCCCTTCACCGTCCCGGCCGGCCTGCTTTCCGATATCGTCCGCAAACTGCCCGATGGCGCCGAGGCCTCGATCGAGCGAGGCAAGGACGCGAAGCTTTCCAGCATCTTCCTGAAATCCGGCCGCTCGAAATTCAGCCTGCAGGTGCTGCCGGCAACCGACTTCCCGGAAATGGCGGCCCTCGCCAATCCCGTCCGCGTCACCATCCCGGCCGATGAACTTTCCCGCGCGATCGGCGATTGCAGCCATGCCATGTCGACCGAGGAGACGCGCTATTATCTGAACGGTATCTTCTTCCACCAGGTCGCCGGCAGCGAGGACGCGACCTTCGTCGCCACCGATGGTCACCGCCTGGTGAAGCGTCTGACGCAGGCGGAAATCTCCGGCACCTTCCCCGGCGTCATCATCCCCCGCGCCGCCGTGCGCGTGCTGCCGAAGATCCTGCCGGACTCTGGCGACATCGACCTGATGGTCACGGACAATGCCGTGCGTTTCGTCGGCGGCTCGGCAATCCTCACGACAAAGCTGATCGACGGCACCTTCCCCGATTACCAGCGCGTCATCCCTTCCGATTGCCACATGGTCTGCACCTTGCAGTCGAAGCCTTTCGGCGAAGCCGTCGATCGCGTCGCGACCGTCTCCGGCGAGCGCGGCCGCGCCGTCGAATTCACCTTCGCCGACCAGCAGCTGCGCCTGCGGGTCAGCAACCCCGACGCCGGCGACGCCGAGGACGAGCTCGCCTTCGAAGGCGAGGCCGACCTGAAGATCGGCTTCAACGCCCGCTATGTCGGCGACGCCCTCGCCCATCTCTCCGGCGACAAGATCACCATCTCGCTCACCGAAGTCGGAGCACCCGCCGTCCTGCGCGCCGCCACCGCCAATCCCGAAAATCTCATCGTGCTGATGCCGATGCGTGTGTGA
- the ssb gene encoding single-stranded DNA-binding protein, translating to MAGSMNRATLIGHLGADPETRRTQSGNPIVSFNLATSETWRDKHSGERREATEWHRIIVFNEGLCDVAEKYLKKGAKVLVEGAIKTRKWQDQQGQDRYSTEIVLSSFDSKLLMLDRTGSGRPPAPDGNEDYGRPSGRSDTSYGGGAPAGSFSRDLDDDIPFAPEWR from the coding sequence ATGGCAGGCTCGATGAACCGCGCCACCCTGATCGGCCATCTCGGCGCCGATCCGGAAACCCGCCGCACCCAGTCGGGCAATCCGATCGTCAGTTTCAACCTCGCCACGTCGGAGACCTGGCGAGACAAGCACAGCGGCGAACGCAGGGAAGCGACCGAGTGGCACCGCATCATCGTCTTCAACGAAGGTCTTTGCGACGTCGCCGAGAAGTACCTCAAGAAGGGCGCCAAGGTGCTGGTCGAAGGCGCGATCAAGACCCGCAAATGGCAGGACCAGCAGGGCCAGGACCGCTACTCCACCGAGATCGTGCTTTCCAGCTTCGACAGCAAGCTGCTGATGCTCGATCGCACGGGCAGCGGCCGCCCGCCGGCGCCTGATGGCAACGAAGATTACGGCCGCCCTTCCGGCCGCAGCGACACAAGCTACGGCGGCGGCGCGCCGGCCGGCAGCTTCAGCCGTGATCTCGACGACGACATTCCCTTTGCGCCCGAGTGGAGATGA
- the thyX gene encoding FAD-dependent thymidylate synthase, whose product MTKIDVLDHGFVRLVDSMGSDLAVSRAARVSYDAAWRAGEDEGSDKRLINRLWRDRHTSPFEAVEFQFEVFAPIFVFRQWHRHRTWSFNELSARYRELPETFYIPDPEKVGAQSKANKQGRTVDLGNDEQISDRSIEVLLMRKQCEAAFDLYRHLLENDWPRELARSVLPVNTYSHMFAKVDLRNLLHFLDLRMHSHAQYEIRVYAEAMAELAKSVVPVCIEAWEAGR is encoded by the coding sequence ATGACAAAGATCGACGTTCTCGACCATGGATTTGTGCGCCTGGTCGACAGCATGGGCAGCGACCTTGCTGTCTCGCGCGCCGCCCGCGTCTCCTATGACGCCGCCTGGCGCGCCGGCGAAGACGAAGGATCGGACAAGAGGCTGATCAACCGCCTCTGGCGCGACCGCCACACCAGCCCTTTCGAAGCCGTCGAATTCCAGTTCGAAGTCTTCGCGCCGATCTTCGTGTTCCGGCAGTGGCACCGCCACCGCACCTGGTCCTTCAACGAACTCTCCGCCCGGTACCGCGAGCTTCCCGAAACCTTCTACATCCCCGACCCCGAAAAGGTCGGCGCGCAGTCGAAGGCCAACAAGCAGGGCCGCACGGTCGACCTTGGCAACGATGAACAGATTTCCGACCGGTCGATCGAGGTGCTGCTGATGCGCAAGCAATGCGAGGCCGCCTTCGACCTATACCGGCACCTGCTGGAAAACGATTGGCCGCGCGAGCTGGCCCGATCGGTGCTGCCGGTCAACACCTACAGCCACATGTTCGCCAAGGTCGACCTGCGCAACCTGCTACACTTCCTCGACCTTCGGATGCACTCGCATGCGCAATACGAGATCCGCGTCTATGCCGAGGCGATGGCCGAACTCGCCAAGTCTGTAGTGCCGGTCTGCATCGAGGCATGGGAGGCAGGCCGATGA
- a CDS encoding DNA-binding transcriptional regulator, whose translation MEDTLDIRSLRKRLNWTQDRLAEYLGVDRSSISRMENGQPVSGPVERLLSMLLEKEAAQ comes from the coding sequence ATGGAAGACACGCTTGACATTCGATCACTCCGCAAGAGGTTGAACTGGACGCAAGATCGCCTGGCCGAATATCTCGGCGTCGATCGCTCCAGCATCTCGCGCATGGAAAATGGCCAGCCGGTTAGTGGGCCGGTTGAGCGTCTTCTGTCGATGCTGCTCGAAAAGGAGGCTGCCCAATGA
- the rlmB gene encoding 23S rRNA (guanosine(2251)-2'-O)-methyltransferase RlmB, with protein sequence MSKDKKSGGKPATDPSAKDTHYATLRRAHRDAKRERGEIPTPQPQKRRRGGEDWKPPALAPDQVHLYGLHTVRAALDNPERKKIKLFTTQNALARLEVDLETLGIPFEIVSPQEIDKVLGPEAIHQGVMLETRPLPVRRLEALKDSPLLLVLDQVTDPHNVGAIMRSAVAFNAGAVITTQRHSPTESGVLAKSASGALELIPYIQVTNLADALGELHKLGFSTIGLDSEGPAPLEGTFSGEKLALVLGSEGKGLRQKTRETVNALARLDMPGAIKSLNVSNAAAIALYAARLHLKA encoded by the coding sequence ATGAGCAAAGACAAGAAATCCGGCGGCAAGCCCGCGACAGACCCATCCGCCAAGGATACGCATTACGCCACGCTGCGGCGCGCGCACCGTGACGCCAAGCGCGAACGCGGCGAGATTCCGACACCTCAGCCGCAGAAGCGCAGGCGTGGGGGCGAGGACTGGAAGCCGCCGGCGCTGGCGCCCGATCAGGTGCATCTCTACGGCCTGCATACGGTGCGCGCCGCCCTCGACAATCCCGAGCGCAAGAAGATCAAGCTGTTTACGACGCAGAACGCGCTGGCACGGCTCGAAGTCGACTTGGAAACGCTCGGTATTCCCTTCGAGATCGTCTCGCCGCAGGAGATCGATAAGGTGCTCGGCCCCGAGGCGATCCATCAGGGCGTCATGCTGGAGACGCGGCCGCTGCCGGTCCGCCGGCTCGAAGCGCTGAAGGACAGCCCTCTCCTGCTCGTCCTCGATCAGGTCACCGATCCGCACAATGTCGGCGCGATCATGCGCTCGGCCGTTGCCTTCAATGCCGGCGCCGTCATCACCACTCAGAGACATAGCCCGACCGAATCCGGCGTGCTCGCCAAATCCGCCTCCGGCGCACTGGAACTCATCCCTTATATACAGGTCACCAATCTCGCCGATGCGCTCGGCGAATTGCATAAGCTCGGCTTCTCCACCATCGGCCTCGATTCGGAAGGACCGGCCCCGCTCGAAGGCACCTTCTCCGGCGAGAAGCTGGCGTTGGTGCTCGGTTCCGAGGGCAAGGGCCTGCGGCAGAAGACGCGGGAAACCGTCAACGCCCTTGCCCGTCTCGATATGCCGGGCGCGATCAAATCGCTCAACGTCTCGAATGCGGCGGCGATCGCGCTGTATGCGGCGCGGCTCCACCTGAAGGCATAG
- a CDS encoding DUF1643 domain-containing protein, with translation MQTDLFPADAKPAAMFMSAALSGEPEPLYRPELRRIWDTALPILTVCMLNPSRADHRKNDQTVLALIHFAKLWGYGGILIVNLFDFRSSSPKEMMAHAAPISAENTGYIDGAFILARHTNRPMLAAWGRDGSHMDLDAWLIARARHHLVDLVCLGLTKDGYPKHPMARGAHRIPRDQQPILWKSAQAGE, from the coding sequence ATGCAGACCGATCTTTTCCCGGCCGATGCCAAGCCGGCCGCCATGTTCATGTCCGCCGCCCTCTCCGGCGAGCCGGAACCGCTCTATCGGCCCGAGCTGCGCCGCATATGGGATACTGCCCTCCCCATCCTCACCGTCTGCATGCTCAACCCCTCAAGGGCCGATCATCGCAAGAACGACCAGACCGTGCTGGCGCTGATCCATTTTGCCAAGCTCTGGGGCTACGGCGGCATCCTGATCGTCAACCTCTTCGACTTCCGCTCCTCTTCCCCGAAGGAGATGATGGCCCATGCTGCGCCGATCAGCGCCGAGAATACCGGCTATATCGACGGCGCCTTCATTCTTGCCCGCCACACCAACAGGCCGATGCTTGCCGCCTGGGGCCGAGACGGAAGCCACATGGATCTGGATGCCTGGCTGATCGCCCGCGCCCGCCACCACCTCGTCGACCTGGTCTGCCTCGGTCTGACGAAGGACGGCTATCCAAAACATCCCATGGCCCGCGGCGCCCATCGCATCCCGCGTGACCAGCAGCCGATCCTCTGGAAATCGGCACAGGCGGGAGAGTGA
- a CDS encoding GcrA family cell cycle regulator: MFWTEARIELAEKMWRDGSSAARIAAEIGGVTRNAVLGIMNRKRDRFPLKSDNAAAPKRFRTAVVARPPRAAKPVKAPAPKIERPKPSAMLSDLGVRVDMPTRPSGPFQHRGVILDQSKVVPFVNVSSSSCRWPLTDFGDAGGPDMPCCGRQHRGGTSPDSAYCPEHASVSRGRA, translated from the coding sequence ATGTTCTGGACGGAAGCGCGGATAGAATTGGCTGAAAAGATGTGGCGCGATGGCAGCTCGGCGGCCAGGATTGCGGCTGAGATCGGCGGCGTTACCCGTAACGCGGTGCTTGGCATCATGAACCGAAAGCGGGATCGCTTTCCGTTGAAATCCGATAATGCTGCCGCGCCTAAGCGGTTTCGCACAGCCGTCGTTGCGAGGCCGCCGCGCGCCGCGAAGCCGGTCAAAGCACCTGCGCCGAAAATCGAGCGTCCGAAACCATCTGCCATGCTCTCCGATCTCGGAGTGCGCGTCGACATGCCGACGCGGCCGAGCGGGCCGTTCCAGCACCGTGGCGTCATTCTCGATCAGAGCAAGGTGGTTCCCTTCGTCAATGTCAGCAGCAGTTCCTGCCGCTGGCCGCTGACGGATTTCGGAGACGCCGGTGGTCCCGACATGCCCTGCTGCGGCCGACAGCACCGGGGCGGGACATCTCCCGACAGCGCCTATTGCCCCGAGCATGCTTCAGTTTCGAGAGGGCGCGCCTGA